In a genomic window of Alkalihalobacillus sp. TS-13:
- a CDS encoding SDR family oxidoreductase — protein MNIFLTGSTGFLGGKLIRNLIEDTDHHLYLLFRNIKRAEKVTAGFTKEQRKRIHLVQGDITVPGCGLDPKDMVPFTGKIDVVYHLAALVKFEEELRDDLFKINYEGTKNILDLAVKMGAKKFLYVSTAYTVGKRTIGIEAFYDPDEVYNNPYEESKVQSEHLVNSYRDRMDVSIFRPAIIIGDSKTGEADSAFTLYGFMRALEIFKRRTIRAGRSHQLYRLVGAMEGTSNFVPVDYVADLLGHALGAAEAGKVYNITNPNPPTNAAILTWIQQALEINNLSIVDVDEEHDLSEEEMRLNGMIEVFAAYLKSSITFEDENTQKLIAGSDIKHLNLSDEAIKMIINAYLETKAVPA, from the coding sequence TTGAACATATTTTTAACTGGTTCGACCGGCTTTTTAGGGGGAAAACTGATCCGGAACTTGATTGAAGACACGGATCATCACCTTTACCTACTATTTCGGAATATAAAGAGAGCTGAAAAAGTAACAGCAGGCTTTACGAAGGAACAAAGGAAAAGGATCCACCTTGTACAAGGAGACATCACCGTACCTGGATGTGGGCTGGATCCCAAGGATATGGTGCCTTTTACTGGTAAAATTGATGTCGTCTATCATCTTGCTGCTCTCGTCAAGTTCGAAGAGGAATTAAGGGATGACTTGTTTAAGATCAATTATGAAGGCACGAAGAACATACTCGATCTAGCTGTCAAAATGGGCGCGAAGAAGTTTCTCTATGTAAGTACCGCTTATACAGTAGGGAAAAGGACGATCGGAATTGAAGCTTTTTACGATCCAGACGAGGTGTACAACAACCCATATGAAGAAAGTAAAGTACAGTCAGAGCATCTCGTAAACTCGTACCGTGATCGGATGGATGTTTCGATTTTCAGGCCAGCGATCATCATTGGGGACTCGAAGACAGGCGAAGCGGACTCTGCTTTCACACTGTATGGTTTCATGCGTGCGCTTGAGATTTTTAAAAGAAGGACCATCCGTGCAGGTCGGAGCCATCAACTGTACAGACTTGTAGGTGCGATGGAGGGTACTTCGAACTTCGTCCCTGTGGATTATGTAGCCGATCTTTTGGGGCACGCACTTGGTGCGGCGGAGGCAGGTAAAGTCTACAACATCACCAATCCGAATCCACCGACGAATGCAGCGATTTTGACCTGGATCCAGCAGGCATTAGAAATCAATAATTTATCGATCGTAGACGTAGATGAGGAGCATGATCTTAGCGAAGAAGAAATGCGTCTCAATGGAATGATCGAAGTTTTTGCAGCATACTTGAAGAGTTCGATTACCTTTGAAGATGAAAATACACAAAAATTGATTGCAGGTTCTGATATCAAACACTTGAATCTATCCGATGAGGCGATCAAGATGATCATCAATGCCTATTTGGAAACAAAAGCTGTACCTGCTTGA
- a CDS encoding response regulator transcription factor: protein MINVMLVDDHAVLRDGLKNIFEMEDDIQVVGEAVNGNEALEVLKEMKPDVVLLDINLPDKNGVELTAIFKRDYPNVKVLILTMHSMDEYFMAAIREGADGYLLKDAPSVQVVEAIRTVAKGESIIDPSLTKKLLGYYNQKNETTDKSELTEREKEVLICLVDGLSNKEIGERLFISDKTVKIHVSKIFKKINVKSRSQAVIYAVQNQLVPLP, encoded by the coding sequence ATGATCAACGTCATGCTAGTGGATGATCATGCGGTTTTACGTGATGGCCTCAAAAATATTTTCGAAATGGAAGATGACATCCAGGTCGTCGGGGAAGCAGTCAACGGAAACGAAGCCCTTGAAGTGCTCAAGGAAATGAAACCGGATGTCGTATTGCTCGACATCAATCTTCCTGATAAAAACGGTGTAGAACTGACTGCAATTTTTAAAAGAGATTATCCCAATGTCAAAGTATTGATTCTGACGATGCACAGCATGGACGAATATTTCATGGCAGCGATCCGCGAAGGGGCTGATGGCTACTTGTTGAAGGACGCACCTTCTGTCCAAGTTGTCGAGGCGATTCGGACCGTAGCGAAGGGCGAATCCATCATCGATCCGTCTTTGACGAAAAAGCTCCTTGGCTATTACAACCAGAAAAATGAGACAACAGATAAATCGGAGCTGACAGAACGGGAAAAAGAAGTGTTGATATGTCTTGTTGATGGTCTAAGCAACAAGGAGATCGGAGAGAGGTTGTTCATCAGCGACAAGACTGTGAAGATCCATGTCAGCAAGATTTTCAAAAAAATCAACGTGAAGAGCAGATCCCAGGCCGTCATCTACGCTGTCCAAAACCAACTCGTTCCATTACCATGA
- a CDS encoding GAF domain-containing sensor histidine kinase, translated as MGTDSHLQKKETYANLFMSFISILGLAAIGFSFYTAELPGNLMVLLLFVVFLFLTEFFPMAVWKGHSSLSFPLIFTFFLVYGLPTVVITYALIVMTVNIVQKRPMRILFFNPSQLVLSFIGAIYISRFIHGTFISDEPFIPFALLSMGMITVLYFVINNILVDLVLLIRPQVYPFRLWMKKFKSESVSAIISLSYIGVMLYLGNQNRGSVVDVYSYFFFFSPLIGLALLSSFIARIQSERNRLSALFNISTELNRLLPSEEWVESIRTSLNEFVEADASILWVKEDGLWKVRFQHGQVAKGRINCKEEVRHFDGIKEPMVFQNRKKDPGLTPACFHHAIKAMVYAPIVLDGTLLGMLAVGRTRNNSFRKEDVQSIATLANQLAVVIKTRMLIVEQEKRTVLEERNRIARDIHDGVAQSLAGAVMKLETADRKFLQKPPESHHLVKDSLSKLRHSLKEIRQSIYALRPYETERVGLTQAVLKRIDVIKQETGLEITYEERGNSIYLSPMVEKVMFDIFQESLQNIIKHAEATKVNVLLSYQKEHVLLKVTDNGIGFSLLDAMVKAKNDPHFGILSMNQQADKIEAILQIDSKEGKGTEINLTIPKLGFEGGMEDDQRHASG; from the coding sequence ATGGGAACTGATTCACACCTTCAAAAAAAGGAAACATATGCGAATTTGTTCATGTCATTCATTTCGATTCTCGGTCTAGCTGCTATCGGATTTTCCTTCTATACGGCTGAACTGCCAGGAAATCTTATGGTCTTATTGCTTTTCGTGGTGTTCCTCTTTCTGACAGAATTCTTTCCTATGGCTGTTTGGAAAGGGCATAGCTCACTAAGCTTTCCGCTCATCTTTACATTTTTTCTCGTGTATGGCTTGCCAACAGTCGTTATCACCTATGCACTGATCGTGATGACAGTGAATATCGTCCAAAAACGTCCTATGAGAATCCTGTTTTTTAACCCTTCTCAGTTGGTATTGAGCTTCATAGGAGCGATTTATATATCCCGTTTCATACATGGAACATTCATCTCGGATGAACCATTCATACCCTTTGCATTGCTTTCCATGGGGATGATCACCGTTCTCTATTTTGTTATCAATAATATTCTTGTCGATCTTGTTTTGCTCATCAGACCACAAGTATATCCTTTCCGATTGTGGATGAAGAAGTTCAAATCAGAGTCGGTCAGTGCAATCATCTCGCTCAGTTATATCGGTGTCATGCTTTATCTCGGAAATCAAAACCGGGGTAGTGTAGTCGATGTCTATTCCTATTTCTTCTTTTTCTCACCTCTGATCGGTCTTGCTCTACTAAGCTCATTCATCGCACGGATCCAATCGGAACGGAATCGCTTAAGTGCACTATTCAATATTTCGACCGAATTGAACCGGTTGCTGCCATCTGAGGAATGGGTTGAATCCATCAGGACAAGCTTGAATGAGTTTGTGGAAGCGGATGCGAGCATATTATGGGTAAAAGAAGATGGACTATGGAAAGTCCGGTTTCAACACGGACAAGTAGCCAAAGGGAGAATAAATTGTAAAGAGGAAGTTCGCCATTTTGATGGTATTAAAGAACCAATGGTCTTTCAAAACCGGAAAAAAGATCCTGGGCTTACTCCCGCTTGTTTCCATCATGCTATAAAAGCAATGGTCTATGCACCGATTGTCCTTGATGGTACTTTGCTTGGTATGCTGGCTGTTGGAAGGACACGAAACAATAGTTTCCGCAAAGAGGATGTCCAATCGATCGCGACTCTGGCAAACCAGCTTGCAGTTGTCATAAAAACAAGAATGCTGATCGTGGAACAAGAAAAGCGGACGGTCTTGGAAGAGCGGAACCGGATTGCACGCGACATCCATGACGGGGTCGCACAATCCCTTGCTGGAGCTGTCATGAAGCTCGAAACGGCTGACCGGAAATTTTTACAGAAACCACCTGAATCCCACCACCTTGTCAAAGATAGTCTCAGCAAGCTGCGGCATAGTCTCAAAGAAATCCGGCAGTCGATTTATGCGCTGAGACCCTATGAAACTGAAAGGGTCGGATTGACGCAAGCAGTTTTAAAACGAATCGATGTCATCAAACAAGAAACGGGACTAGAAATTACATATGAAGAAAGAGGGAACTCGATTTATCTTAGTCCAATGGTGGAAAAGGTCATGTTCGATATTTTCCAGGAGAGTCTCCAAAACATCATCAAGCATGCAGAGGCTACGAAAGTCAATGTGCTGCTTAGTTATCAGAAGGAACACGTACTCCTTAAAGTGACAGACAATGGAATCGGTTTTTCCTTACTCGACGCGATGGTGAAGGCGAAGAACGACCCGCATTTCGGGATCCTGAGCATGAACCAGCAGGCAGATAAAATCGAAGCTATCTTACAGATCGATAGTAAAGAAGGAAAAGGTACAGAAATCAATTTAACGATCCCGAAGCTCGGGTTCGAAGGAGGAATGGAAGATGATCAACGTCATGCTAGTGGATGA